The sequence below is a genomic window from Oscillospiraceae bacterium.
CGCTTATCTCGACAAGGCTGGGCCACCAGTTCTTGGATGTGTTCGGCCTCTGCGGGTAGTAAACCATGACATACCGCCCGGTGCGGTTGACGGCGAATGCATGCGCAAGGCTCTGTTCGCTGTCGTTGTCTGAATAATCGACGATTATCTCGCTGTCTTTCCAAAGGCTGATGTCGATAGGGGCGTCGGGCTGGCTCGGTATGGGCGTCTCGCTCCAGGCCAGCGGGTTGTCCGTCACGTAAACCCTGTAGTTGAAAGCCGTGCTGGCGCTCTCCATCGTCAAATCCATGCTCTCGATGTCGTAGTTTGCGCCCAAATCGAACATGATCCACGCGGGATAGTATCCGAGCCAGCCTTCCGCTTCGCCGCGCCCGATGCCGCACCAGTAAGTGCTTGTCGAGCCGTCGGCGGCGAACGCCGGAAGATGCGACGAGTCTTGGGTGTGACTCGCGCGGGCCTGCTTCCCGAGGAATATGTTGTCGGGGACGCGCTCGCCGACGCCGGTTATCTCAACGATGCACGGCCAGTAATTTGTGCCTGTATTGGGCCGCTCGCTGAAATACACCATCACATAGCGCCCGACCTCGTTGATTGTGAAGTCGCGGTCGAGGTTCAGCTCGGCGTTGTTGGCGCGGTGGTCAACAACTATCTCGCTCTCTTTCCATGCGCCTATGTCCACGCCTTGCGAGGGGTCGGCCGGCGTAGGCGTCCCAGCCCAGACGTCGGGGCTGTTCGACACGTAGATCGCGTAGCTGAAAGGATCCTTCGCCGATTTGTCGAAATCCTCAAAATCAATGTGTATGGATTCGATGTCGTAAGTGTCGCCGAGGTCAACCATCCAGTACGCCGGATAATAGCCGGGCCACGGGCTCGCGCTTGCCCCCAGGCCGCACCATTTCTCGGGCTTGCCGCCGCGCAAGCCGTCAACAGCCTTGTCGGCCGTGCTGCCTTGCGCCGTATCCTCGGAACTGGCCTTAGCCGCCTTGTGCAGGAAAATATTGGTTTCGTCCGGCGGCTCGGATTCATCGACAAGCTCGGCCGACGATACGATGCAGGTCGCGTCGTTGCCGTTGCCATTGTAGTTGTCAACGACGATCTGGATCATGTCGTCTTTGGCAGCGGCCACAGTGAATGACGCCTTGACGCTGGCTGTGTAGCTTGACAGCATCTGGTCGGCGGCCGGCCACACGCGCTCGCCGTTCTTCATAACCCTGATCGCCACCTGGCCGGCGTTGCCGGAGTTAGTCTTCGACATCTCCAGATTGATCTCGTATGTGCCGCTCTTTGGCGCCTGGAAAGCGCGCACGGCGTTGCGGTCGGTTCCGGGGTGGAAATAGCGCGGCCCGGCGTACAGCCAATCTCCGGCCATCCACGCCTGCTCGCCCTGAATGTAGGCCGACGAGCCGCCCATGTCCGCGAAGGCGCCGCTTGCCCTGCTCTGGTATTGGTAATGCCAGTGGTTCGCGCCGTTTATGCCGGGCACAAACCCCGCGTATGTCTGGAACAGGTTCGGGTTTTCGGCTGGCAGCGCGGTTATCGTGTACGTTTTTGTCCCCAGCCCGTCCGGCGAGGTGACGGCCACGGCAATCTGGCCGTTTTCGTCCGGCGAGGCGAGCGCGTAGCCCGTCGTCTCCATCGTCAGTCCGGGCGTGACCGGCGCGCCGTTAATCCTCACCGACGAATCCTTGTTCGCCGGGACGGCCTTTATGTAGAAATCGGCTTCGTCGCCAGTTGCGGTTATCGCATACGCGGTGATTTTGGGATCGAAAGCCATATTCTTGTTGCCGATTTCCAATCCGAAAAGGTTATAGTCCCTGACGGTGGCAACGCCTTTGTCGAGGAACGCCTCGAACTCCAGCAGGGAAGCGCGTTTTGTCTGCCCCGCCGTTGAATCTGCCGAGGTGAATTCCACCTTTATGTATTGAACGCCGGATGCGACGAACTGGTCCGCCTGCGCGTTTGCCTGCCCGCTCTTGGCGCCGGAGTACACTTTGTCCCAGCTCTGGCTGTCGGCGGACGCGTATATGCTGTAGCCATACGTCGTGTTGTCGCTCTCGAACCCGAGGCGCGCCCCGCGGATGTTTTTGGCCGAGCCAAGGTCAATCTGCCATGTCTGCGGCGAGCCTTCCGTGACGTCCTCGCCGGAGCGCCACAGCGTCGCCATATTGCCGTCCGCCGCGTCCGCCGCGCTCGTGCCTGCGTCCGACGACGAGGCTGACGCGCTGCCGCCGACTGCGACGTTCTCAAACAGCTCGCTCTCGTCCACGGGGAGCGCCCCTTCAATTACATAGGGCGACAGCCACACAACGTCGCTCGTGTGGACTCCGTTTTCATCCTCGCCGACAAGCGTGACCTCCTGCGCGCCGGAAACGTCGATGTCGTAGCTGGCAATGCCGTCTGTGACGCGCCCGGAAACCCAGCGCAGCACGCCGTCGAGGTATATTTTGAACACCGCGCCGTCCTTATAGTTTGAAGGGCTGGCCAGCGCGGCCTGCCCCGCGAGCTGGCTGCAAACGCCGTCAAGCCGGAATCTGACCGCGCTCATGTTGCTCACCGTGAGGCTGTCCTCATACGTCACGCCGCCGAGCGTCACATCGCCTTTGGCGAACGAGTGCGCGTTGGCGCCAAGCGCCACGCCGCCGTAATCCGAAAGCGCCGCCGCGCCCGTCGCGAACGGTTCGTCGCTGTCGGCGATCGCCACATACGGCACGACGGGCGTTTCAAGCCCGACAGAGCTGAACGTCGTTTCGGCGGGGGAAAGCCCGGCCGACTCCACGCGCACCGTTATCTCGCCGGCGGTTTTGCCCGAGCGGATGAACGCGCCCATTACGCCCGCCTCCGCGTTGGCCGGATTGGATCTGGTGCGCTGGCTGCCGTCGCCGACGACCGATGCGTCGCCCGAGACAACGGAGAAGCTGAGCTCGTTCGTCGCCTCGGAGCAGACGTTGCCGTCAGCGTCCAGCACGTAGGCGTAGACCATGACGCAGTCCGAGCCGTCCGCGATAAAGCTGGCGCCGCTCTGGTCAACCTCCACGCGCAGCTTCGCGGGCGCGCCCGCCGCATGCTGCTCCGACGAGGCGATCACGCCTCCGTCGCTGTCCAGCCCTTCCGCCGCAAGGTACGACCCGGCGGCATAGGGCACGCTGTTGAAGCGGAACGGGGCGTGGTCGAGGCTGGACGCCCTTTTGTCCGAGATCGGCGACTGCGTGTCCGTCCACAGCGCCGCCCCGTCCGCCGACTTGACAGTCAGGCGCACGGCCTCGGCGTTGGAGTAGACGTAAATCTGGCGCTGGGCGTCCGTGCCGATAGTCATGGCGCCCGCCCCGGAGTTAAGAGTTCCCCACTGGACGGAAGGCGCCGCAGCGCCCCAGCTGGACGCGATGAACAGTACCGGCCCCGTCTCGACGCCTTTCGACTCCAGATAGCTGTCAGCCTCGGCAGGCCGCTGGCTCGCGAAGGCGTAGTACGAGTATTTCGGTATGCGCATGAGATCCCACACGCCGCAGGGCGACATGGTCGGGTCGTAGCCGCGGTTGTGGTCGATGCCGATCCACATCGTGCTGCCGATGTAGCGCGGGTTGCTGTCATAGGTGTATTTGTATTCCGACATCGTCCCGACAGAGCCGGAATCCCACAGGCGGCGGTTGGCCTGAACCAGCATGGCGGCCTCGCCTCCCGGATAGGCCGTCCCCGGGCCGCGCGTGACGCGAGCCAGCGTGGTGCGCCCGCCGTACTGTTCGAGATAGTTGTCGCCGTATTCGCGCGTCTGGGCGAGGGAGTAATTGTTATATCCCGACACGGTGGAAAGGTCGTCGTAAAGTATGTCGGACACGGCGGACGCGTTGTGATTTTCCGCCGACGTGCGTATCGACGGCCCCTCCGATTTCGCGACGGCGTCGCATTCGTTGGTGAAAGCCGCCAGCCCGCCCGTCTCGTTCAGGCTGATCTCGAACGACAGGATGCACGGGTGGTTGCGGTCGCGGCGGATCATCTGCCTTATGTCAAGCTTGACGCGGCTGCCGAACGTCGCGTCGCTGTTCCAGTACTGCCAGCCCGGCGTCGCTTCCATCACCAGTATGCCGAGCTCGTCGCAGGCGTCGAGAAAATCGGCGGACTGCGAATGGTGCGCGGTGCGCACGATGCTGAAGCCGGCGCTTTTGTACTTGATCGCGTCGCGGCGCTGAAGGGAGCTTGACGCGGCAAAGCCTATGTACGCGTATTCCTGGTGGCGGTTGACGCCGGACAGGAAACCCGGATTCACGCCGTTTATCAGCACGCCTTCCGTTGCGCTGAACTCAATTTTTCGTATGCCGATCGGCGTTGTCAGTCTTTCAGCCTCGACACCTCCGACGGACACCTTGGACACGAGCTTGTGCATGTAGGGATCGTCAAGATTCCACAGATGGGGATTGGCGACGGCTATCGTCTGCTCGAAAGAGTAGGCCGCACCGGCGGCGATGCTCTGGGAGCTTGCCAGCGTCCCGACCGTTCGGCCGTCTTGGTCGATTACGTCCGTCACAAGCGAAACTGTTTGCGCACTCTCGGATTCGTTGCGCACATGCGTCTTTGCGTACACGTCGGCCGAAGCTTGCGACACGGCCGGGAAATCCACAAGTACGCCGCCGCCCGCGACAATATTCTCGTAGTTCGCGTTGGTGATGTGGACAGGCGACACTGCGTCGAGCCACGCGTTGCGGTATATGCCGCCGAAATAGGTGAAATCGAGCGTGGATTGAGTTTTGCCCGGCGGCACAAGACTGTTGTCCGCGTTGTTCGCCAGCACCGTTATAACGTTGTAAGCGCCGTCACAATGAACGGCGTCCGTTATATCCAGCACTAT
It includes:
- a CDS encoding discoidin domain-containing protein, which codes for MKKSAKKLRRALSLMMTAVLALSLALISYGTPAFADSPALSSGRERLNFNQGWKFVRKNIAEAALVDYPLSELERWDSVDLPHTVREDPLINSGGINYQGYAMYRKHFILDESYAEKKLFVEFEGIMGVTDIWINGAHMQTPIAALTGSADGDHTYYGGYLPIVLDITDAVHCDGAYNVITVLANNADNSLVPPGKTQSTLDFTYFGGIYRNAWLDAVSPVHITNANYENIVAGGGVLVDFPAVSQASADVYAKTHVRNESESAQTVSLVTDVIDQDGRTVGTLASSQSIAAGAAYSFEQTIAVANPHLWNLDDPYMHKLVSKVSVGGVEAERLTTPIGIRKIEFSATEGVLINGVNPGFLSGVNRHQEYAYIGFAASSSLQRRDAIKYKSAGFSIVRTAHHSQSADFLDACDELGILVMEATPGWQYWNSDATFGSRVKLDIRQMIRRDRNHPCILSFEISLNETGGLAAFTNECDAVAKSEGPSIRTSAENHNASAVSDILYDDLSTVSGYNNYSLAQTREYGDNYLEQYGGRTTLARVTRGPGTAYPGGEAAMLVQANRRLWDSGSVGTMSEYKYTYDSNPRYIGSTMWIGIDHNRGYDPTMSPCGVWDLMRIPKYSYYAFASQRPAEADSYLESKGVETGPVLFIASSWGAAAPSVQWGTLNSGAGAMTIGTDAQRQIYVYSNAEAVRLTVKSADGAALWTDTQSPISDKRASSLDHAPFRFNSVPYAAGSYLAAEGLDSDGGVIASSEQHAAGAPAKLRVEVDQSGASFIADGSDCVMVYAYVLDADGNVCSEATNELSFSVVSGDASVVGDGSQRTRSNPANAEAGVMGAFIRSGKTAGEITVRVESAGLSPAETTFSSVGLETPVVPYVAIADSDEPFATGAAALSDYGGVALGANAHSFAKGDVTLGGVTYEDSLTVSNMSAVRFRLDGVCSQLAGQAALASPSNYKDGAVFKIYLDGVLRWVSGRVTDGIASYDIDVSGAQEVTLVGEDENGVHTSDVVWLSPYVIEGALPVDESELFENVAVGGSASASSSDAGTSAADAADGNMATLWRSGEDVTEGSPQTWQIDLGSAKNIRGARLGFESDNTTYGYSIYASADSQSWDKVYSGAKSGQANAQADQFVASGVQYIKVEFTSADSTAGQTKRASLLEFEAFLDKGVATVRDYNLFGLEIGNKNMAFDPKITAYAITATGDEADFYIKAVPANKDSSVRINGAPVTPGLTMETTGYALASPDENGQIAVAVTSPDGLGTKTYTITALPAENPNLFQTYAGFVPGINGANHWHYQYQSRASGAFADMGGSSAYIQGEQAWMAGDWLYAGPRYFHPGTDRNAVRAFQAPKSGTYEINLEMSKTNSGNAGQVAIRVMKNGERVWPAADQMLSSYTASVKASFTVAAAKDDMIQIVVDNYNGNGNDATCIVSSAELVDESEPPDETNIFLHKAAKASSEDTAQGSTADKAVDGLRGGKPEKWCGLGASASPWPGYYPAYWMVDLGDTYDIESIHIDFEDFDKSAKDPFSYAIYVSNSPDVWAGTPTPADPSQGVDIGAWKESEIVVDHRANNAELNLDRDFTINEVGRYVMVYFSERPNTGTNYWPCIVEITGVGERVPDNIFLGKQARASHTQDSSHLPAFAADGSTSTYWCGIGRGEAEGWLGYYPAWIMFDLGANYDIESMDLTMESASTAFNYRVYVTDNPLAWSETPIPSQPDAPIDISLWKDSEIIVDYSDNDSEQSLAHAFAVNRTGRYVMVYYPQRPNTSKNWWPSLVEISGKGRPAEVKTDAIDNVFLNKPARASHTQDSSHIPEFAVDGSTSAYWCGLGRGEAENWLGYYPAWIMFDLGDSYDIESIKLAMEDQSVAFNFRIYLTDNPLAWSETPIPSTPAGPIDISQWKDSEIIVDRSDNNTAQNLDREFAVNRSGRYVMVYYTERPNTSKNWWASLVEISGAASRPDPEAPVTDGISLDPSFVVEPNFIPEQDSALFNPRFKVTSVAGQTASLITAAYDSDGRLIAVNRNSLTLGKGQEGYLQAPMARADSAVLYKYFLWDARNKPLIESTIPE